A region from the Leucoraja erinacea ecotype New England chromosome 18, Leri_hhj_1, whole genome shotgun sequence genome encodes:
- the LOC129705542 gene encoding LOW QUALITY PROTEIN: D(4) dopamine receptor-like (The sequence of the model RefSeq protein was modified relative to this genomic sequence to represent the inferred CDS: deleted 2 bases in 1 codon) yields MNNGSGGETAGGQTPGGPPLPALHIPALVLGGLLIALIIAGNLLVCLGVATERPLRTATNIFIASLATSDLLLAVLVLPLYVFQKFQGGVWTLGPGVCDYLMTMDVMLCTASIFNLCAISVDRFIAVRIPHNYSRTHIDVRQVALISLTWILALAVASPIALGLNQVPDRDISVCRLEDNSYIIWSSVCSFLLPCPVMLLLYCAVLRGLQRWEASRNRARKLRRHPHGFRKMEGSPSDREPEREREGEREKEGEREKERERVQEPRPEPEPEPPRLATRPAMYAQPGTCSRKVRISGREHKAMTVLPVVLGAFLLCWTPFFVVHILKATCNTCHVSPQLISTVTWLGYVNSALNPFIYTFFNKEFRNYFQKVLYPCR; encoded by the exons ATGAACAACGGCAGCGGCGGCGAGACGGCGGGCGGACAAACACCGGGCGGGCCGCCGCTCCCCGCTCTCCACATCCCCGCGCTGGTTCTCGGGGGGCTGCTCATCGCCCTGATTATCGCAGGGAACCTGCTGGTCTGTCTCGGCGTCGCCACAGAACGGCCGTTGCGAACCGCCACCAACATCTTCATCGCCAGCCTCGCCACGTCCGACCTGCTGCTCGCCGTCCTTGTCCTCCCGCTCTACGTCTTCCAGAAG TTCCAGGGCGGGGTGTGGACGCTCGGCCCGGGTGTCTGTGACTATCTCATGACCATGGACGTCATGCTGTGCACGGCTTCCATTTTCAACCTGTGCGCCATCAGTGTGGACAG GTTTATTGCGGTCCGGATCCCCCACAACTACAGCAGGACCCACATTGACGTTCGACAGGTGGCCCTGATCTCACTCACCTGGATCCTGGCGCTGGCCGTCGCATCTCCCATCGCCTTGGGCCTGAACCAG GTGCCGGACCGGGACATCAGCGTGTGCCGGCTGGAGGACAACTCATACATCATCTGGTCATCGGTCTGCTCCTTCCTGTTGCCTTGTCCTGTCATGTTGTTGCTGTATTGCGCCGTGTTGCGG GGTCTGCAGCGCTGGGAAGCCTCTCGTAACCGCGCCCGCAAACTACGCCGGCACCCGCACGGCTTCAGGAAGATGGAGGGGAGCCCCTCGGACCGGGAgccggagagggagagggagggggagagggagaaggagggggagagggagaaggagagggagcgGGTCCAGGAGCCGAggccggagccggagccggagcccCCCCGCCTCGCCACCCGCCCGGCCATGTACGCGCAGCCCGGGACCTGCAGCCGGAAAGTCCGCATCAGCGGCAGGGAACACAAGGCCATGACCGTTCTGCCCGTCGTGCTGG GGGCTTTCCTGCTGTGCTGGACGCCGTTTTTTGTGGTCCACATCCTGAAGGCAACTTGCAACACCTGCCACGTCTCTCCACAGCTCATCAGCACAGTGACGTGGCTGGGTTATGTCAACAGTGCTCTCAACCCCTTCATCTACACATTCTTCAACAAGGAGTTCAGGAACTACTTCCAGAAGGTTTTGTACCCATGTCGCTGA